In Cyanobacteriota bacterium, the DNA window GCCTTGGCGGCAAAAGGGTACGGGTCGTGCTAGGGCAGGGTCGAATCGATCGCCGTTGTGGCGGGGTGGCGGTGTTATCTTTGGCCCTAAGCCCAGAGACTACAGCGTAAAGATGAACCGTAAAGAGCGGCGATTAGCCCTACGCACCGCATTTCAAAGCCGGGCTGAGGATTTAGTTGTAGTGGAAGACTTTGCCGAGCAGCTAGCTCGACCCAAGACTAAGGATTTGGTAGCAGCAATATCTCGCTGGGGCATTGACCCGACGGCCAAGGTGCTCATGATTGTGAGTGAGCGGAGTGATAACGTCTATCTTTCAGCCCGTAATGTTGCTAATTTGCGCTTGATTTCTGCAACCAATTTGAATGTTTTTGATGTGCTCCATGCTGATCGCATTGTGGCAACTAAGTCAGCACTCGCCGTGATTCAGGAGGTGTACGGTGGCTAAAATCCCAACTCAGTTCGACCTGCGTACCTTACCCGATTTGATTCGTCGTCCCATCATTACTGAAAAGGCAACGCTGTTGCTAGAAAACAATCAGTACACCTTTGAGGTTGTTGCGTCAGCCACTAAGCCGGAAATCAAAGCCGCGATCGAATATCTGTTTGATGTCAAAGTAGCGTCTGTTAACACCCAAAACCCCCCTCGGCAACAGCGCCGCATGGGCAAGTTCTTGGGCTATCGCCCTCACTATAAGAAGGCAGTCGTCAAGCTAGCTCCGGGTGATTCTATCACGCTCTTCCCAGAGGTTTAAGCTGCAATCTAGGTCAGTCATTCATCTACAGTCAGCCGTCTACAGTTGCAAGAAACTCATTATGGGCATTCGTACATTTCGTCCCTACACTCCAGGCACACGCCAACGGGCAGTTCCAGACTTTGCTGAAATTACCCGTGATGAGCCAGAAAAATCTCTTACCATCTCGAAGCATCGTCGCAAGGGGCGTAACAATCGCGGTGTGATTACCTGTCGCCATCGCGGTGGTGG includes these proteins:
- the rplD gene encoding 50S ribosomal protein L4, with the translated sequence MVDCVVHNWQGEEVGTATLDLRVASDASAAHVVHRALVRQLANARQGTASTKTRAEVRGGGRKPWRQKGTGRARAGSNRSPLWRGGGVIFGPKPRDYSVKMNRKERRLALRTAFQSRAEDLVVVEDFAEQLARPKTKDLVAAISRWGIDPTAKVLMIVSERSDNVYLSARNVANLRLISATNLNVFDVLHADRIVATKSALAVIQEVYGG
- a CDS encoding 50S ribosomal protein L23; amino-acid sequence: MAKIPTQFDLRTLPDLIRRPIITEKATLLLENNQYTFEVVASATKPEIKAAIEYLFDVKVASVNTQNPPRQQRRMGKFLGYRPHYKKAVVKLAPGDSITLFPEV